A DNA window from Vigna unguiculata cultivar IT97K-499-35 chromosome 10, ASM411807v1, whole genome shotgun sequence contains the following coding sequences:
- the LOC114165693 gene encoding patatin-like protein 3 — protein MSPLVLFCLVFCSQLTGGLNTPLPPPSYGDYVSILSIDGGGIRGLIPAAVLHYLDKTLKFMDRTASLAHYFDVISGTDTGGLMTAMLAAPSSYDPNHPLFTPSEVALFYKKYGPEIFKPRPIWDPIKCPKYDGVFIRNITSEILKDTRLSETLTNVVIPSFDEKKVKPVVFSKLKLKTEAYLNAKLSDICVATSAAPTLLPSHQFENDGVQFDLVDGALAANNPAMAAVSEVIQEHHAEKEILLLSLGTGIPKAKDKLGDDNDDDSCLLRWLGEHSDTISEVISKTDMTHSYLATIFPGLFPAENYLRIEEYNLDPSMGAVDNTTEENMDSLVKVGNALLDKKAKRMNVNTFVPFKLHQTNAMALDMLAEKLYAERQLRLKRKSMEKGGRSFTETI, from the exons ATGTCTCCATTGGTCTTGTTTTGTTTGGTGTTTTGCAGCCAACTCACGGGTGGATTGAATACACCATTGCCACCACCAAGCTATGGAGATTATGTATCCATTCTCAGCATAGATGGTGGTGGCATCAGAGGACTTATTCCTGCTGCTGTTCTTCATTACTTGGACAAGACTCTTAAG TTTATGGATCGAACAGCATCTTTGGCACATTATTTCGATGTGATATCAGGAACAGACACTGGTGGACTCATGACTGCTATGTTAGCAGCACCGAGCTCATATGACCCTAATCATCCTCTCTTTACTCCATCGGAAGTCGCACTGTTCTACAAGAAATATGGCCCTGAAATATTTAAACCTAG ACCTATCTGGGATCCTATCAAATGTCCCAAGTATGATGGAGTTTTCATACGAAACATAACTAGTGAGATACTGAAAGATACACGACTCAGTGAAACGTTGACGAACGTGGTAATACCATCTTTCGATGAGAAGAAAGTCAAACCAGTTGTATTCTCAAAATTGAAG CTGAAGACAGAAGCTTACTTGAATGCCAAACTCTCAGATATCTGCGTAGCCACTTCAGCTGCACCAACTCTTCTACCATCACACCAATTTGAGAATGACGGtgttcaatttgatttggttgATGGTGCTCTCGCTGCTAACAATCCA GCCATGGCTGCTGTGAGTGAAGTGATACAAGAACACCATGCAGAAAAGGAAATTTTGTTGCTGTCATTAGGAACTGGAATACCAAAAGCAAAGGACAAGTTAGGTGATGACAATGATGATGATTCGTGCCTACTTAGATGGCTAGGTGAACACAGTGATACTATTAGCGAAGTTATATCCAAAACAGACATGACTCATTCCTACCTTGCCACAATCTTCCCTGGCCTCTTTCCTGCAGAAAACTATCTTCGAATTGAG GAGTATAACCTGGACCCATCCATGGGAGCAGTGGATAATACTACTGAAGAGAACATGGATAGCCTTGTAAAGGTGGGAAATGCGCTGTTGGACAAAAAAGCTAAGAGGATGAATGTTAATACATTTGTCCCATTTAAACTACACCAAACAAATGCTATGGCTCTTGACAT gTTGGCTGAGAAATTATATGCAGAGAGGCAGTTGCGTCTGAAAAGGAAATCAATGGAAAAAGGAGGAAGATCTTTCACTGAAACTATTTAA
- the LOC114165694 gene encoding patatin-like protein 3 produces MSSLLLFTLVFCSQVMAAFNTPLPPPSYGDQVSILSIDGGGIRGIIPATVLIHLDNALKAKDPTSSLADYFDVISGTSTGGLMSLMLSAPSSPGSNTPLFTPSEVVNFYKTYGPDIFKLRPIWDLTKCPKYDGKFLANKARELLKETRLNQTLTNVVIPSFDEQKIYPVIFSSFKAKTQTYLNAKLSDIGLATSAAPTFLPSHEFENDGVQFDLIDGAMAANNPALVAVSEVFQHSGEKEVLLLSLGTGIPKAKEKLGNIFDIGCQALWLPGHIEVISEVAFSTDMTHYYLATIFPGLVPPKNYLRIEEYNLDPSMEAMDNADKKNMDNLEKVGEGLLTQKVKRINLSSYKPFELDQTNAQALDRLAEKLFAERQLRLKRKSMEEGGRPFIETI; encoded by the exons ATGTCTTCATTGCTCTTGTTTACTTTGGTGTTTTGCAGCCAAGTCATGGCTGCATTCAACACACCGTTGCCACCTCCAAGCTATGGAGATCAAGTTTCCATTCTGAGCATAGATGGTGGTGGCATCAGAGGAATTATTCCTGCCACTGTTCTTATTCACTTGGACAACGCTCTTAAG GCGAAGGATCCAACATCATCGTTGGCAGATTATTTTGATGTGATATCAGGAACAAGCACTGGAGGACTCATGAGTCTTATGTTATCAGCTCCGAGCTCACCTGGTTCCAATACTCCTCTCTTCACTCCATCGGAAGTCGTAAACTTCTACAAGACATATGGCCCTGACATATTTAAACTTAG ACCTATCTGGGATCTTACAAAATGTCCCAAGTATGATGGAAAGTTCTTAGCGAACAAAGCTAGAGAGTTGCTGAAAGAGACACGACTGAATCAAACGTTGACGAACGTGGTAATACCATCTTTCGATGAGCAGAAAATCTACCCAGTTATATTCTCCAGCTTCAAG gcgAAGACACAAACTTACTTGAATGCGAAGCTCTCGGATATAGGTCTTGCCACTTCGGCTGCACCAACTTTTCTACCATCCCACGAATTTGAGAATGATGGTGTTCaatttgatttgattgatgGAGCTATGGCCGCTAACAATCCA GCCCTGGTTGCTGTGAGTGAAGTGTTTCAACACAGTGGGGAAAAGGAAGTATTGTTGCTGTCATTAGGAACTGGAATACCAAAAGCAAAGGAGAAGTTAGGTAACATCTTCGATATTGGGTGCCAAGCTTTATGGCTACCTGGGCACATTGAAGTTATCAGTGAAGTTGCATTCAGCACAGACATGACTCATTACTACCTTGCAACAATCTTCCCTGGCCTCGTTCCTCCCAAAAACTATCTTCGAATTGAG GAGTATAATCTGGATCCATCCATGGAAGCAATGGATAATGCTGATAAAAAGAACATGGATAACCTTGAAAAGGTGGGAGAGGGCCTCTTGACCCAAAAAGTGAAGAGGATAAATCTGAGTTCATataaaccatttgaactagaCCAAACAAATGCTCAAGCTCTTGACAG GTTGGCTGAGAAATTATTTGCAGAGAGGCAGTTGCGTCTGAAAAGGAAATCTATGGAGGAAGGAGGAAGACCTTTCATTGAAACTATTTAA